One window of Chloroflexi bacterium ADurb.Bin180 genomic DNA carries:
- the metG gene encoding Methionine--tRNA ligase: protein MLARYHRLMGDDVFFLTGTDEHGQNIERIAAEKKVTPKEYCDEVVAQFRGAWRTLDISNDYFVRTTDERHIQAVGKFATALLASGDVYRDQYKGWYCPRCEAFFQPEELLPEHLCPIHKRSCEWTEEENYFFALSRYQERLMDLVGETDFVLPETRRNELLGVLKQGLQDFSISRERVHWGVPLPGDPKQVLYVWVDALLNYITAIGYGDDEATFKRYWPADVHLMAKEIIRFHCLYWPAMLMSVGLPVPKRVFAHGWLTKDGQKLSKTTGNVIDPFDLARRFGSDAVRYFFLREGSFGADWDYTEAAFIRRYNADLANDLGNLLNRTVQMVVRYFDGRVPAPSGESTDADRQLVEPAAALRGNLERALEADALQDVLILPGSLVVEANKYVQATAPWELAKARKSGDEHAGRRLATVLYNLIDVLRLLGYAFAPVMPRKGPELLAQIGLSARIEGGWAEQMRIGAYPAGTVVKPGAVLFPKYQVEAN, encoded by the coding sequence GTGCTGGCGCGCTACCACCGGTTGATGGGCGATGACGTGTTCTTCCTCACGGGAACGGATGAGCACGGCCAGAACATCGAGCGCATCGCAGCCGAGAAAAAGGTCACTCCGAAAGAGTACTGCGACGAAGTGGTGGCGCAGTTCCGCGGAGCGTGGCGAACGCTGGACATCTCCAACGACTATTTCGTGCGTACCACTGACGAGCGCCATATCCAGGCCGTGGGCAAGTTCGCCACAGCCCTGCTCGCGTCGGGCGACGTCTACCGGGACCAGTACAAAGGCTGGTATTGCCCGCGCTGTGAGGCCTTCTTCCAGCCAGAGGAGCTGCTGCCAGAGCACCTGTGTCCCATCCACAAGCGCAGTTGCGAATGGACCGAAGAGGAGAACTACTTTTTCGCCCTGTCACGCTACCAGGAGCGGCTGATGGACCTGGTTGGCGAGACTGACTTTGTGCTCCCAGAGACCCGCCGCAACGAACTGCTGGGCGTGCTCAAACAGGGTCTGCAGGACTTTTCCATCTCGCGGGAGCGCGTGCACTGGGGCGTGCCCCTGCCAGGCGACCCAAAGCAAGTGCTCTATGTGTGGGTCGACGCATTGCTCAACTATATCACCGCTATCGGTTACGGCGACGACGAAGCGACCTTCAAGCGCTACTGGCCGGCCGATGTGCACCTGATGGCCAAAGAGATCATCCGTTTCCACTGCCTGTATTGGCCGGCAATGCTGATGTCCGTCGGGCTGCCCGTACCGAAGCGAGTTTTCGCCCACGGCTGGCTGACCAAGGATGGCCAGAAACTGAGCAAGACTACCGGCAATGTCATCGATCCCTTCGACCTGGCCAGACGTTTTGGATCAGACGCGGTCCGTTACTTTTTCCTGCGCGAGGGTTCGTTCGGAGCGGACTGGGACTATACCGAAGCGGCGTTCATTCGCCGCTACAATGCGGACCTGGCCAACGACCTGGGCAATCTGCTGAACCGCACCGTGCAGATGGTGGTGCGCTACTTTGACGGCAGGGTTCCCGCTCCGTCCGGCGAGTCTACAGATGCTGACCGCCAGCTTGTCGAGCCAGCGGCTGCGCTGCGAGGTAACCTGGAAAGGGCGTTGGAAGCGGATGCGCTGCAGGATGTTCTCATCCTGCCTGGCAGTCTCGTGGTCGAGGCCAACAAGTATGTGCAGGCGACCGCACCGTGGGAGTTGGCCAAGGCGCGCAAGAGCGGCGACGAGCATGCCGGCCGACGGCTGGCTACGGTCTTGTACAACCTGATCGATGTTCTGCGCCTGCTCGGTTATGCCTTCGCTCCGGTGATGCCGCGCAAAGGTCCCGAGCTGCTGGCACAGATTGGCTTGTCAGCCCGCATCGAGGGCGGGTGGGCAGAACAGATGCGGATCGGGGCCTACCCCGCAGGCACAGTCGTCAAGCCGGGAGCGGTGCTCTTCCCCAAGTACCAGGTCGAGGCGAACTAG
- the ydjH_1 gene encoding putative sugar kinase YdjH, which produces MPPCEVIGLGYCSWDYLGILDHIPDFDAPTESMSDFAISGGGPVATALSALAHLGVRTGYIGALGGDEPGRSALAAFQQEGIDTQRLRVQPGARSAVCFSLVQTKTAKRVILCYRGTTTPLQLDKRDRDYIAAAPFLHLDGHHMAAAIEAARIVHEAGGTVVLDANRPRPGLEDLLPWVHVLITNSLFPTAYSGESDLETAVGRLLKGGTRLVVTTLGARGCLYRSRDESVRVPGFRVNALDTTGAGDAFHGAFIYGLLRGWPPHRTATFANAVAALNCLALGGRPGLPTLGETEAFLRSEGRAED; this is translated from the coding sequence ATGCCGCCGTGTGAGGTCATCGGTCTGGGCTACTGCTCGTGGGATTACCTGGGCATCCTCGACCACATCCCCGACTTTGACGCTCCTACAGAATCTATGTCCGATTTCGCTATCTCTGGCGGCGGCCCGGTCGCGACTGCCCTCAGCGCTCTGGCGCACCTTGGCGTGCGCACGGGGTACATCGGCGCGCTGGGCGGCGACGAACCGGGACGCTCGGCTCTGGCCGCCTTTCAGCAGGAGGGCATTGACACCCAGAGACTACGCGTGCAGCCGGGCGCACGCTCGGCGGTGTGCTTCTCCCTGGTTCAGACCAAGACCGCCAAGCGAGTCATCCTGTGCTACCGGGGAACAACCACTCCTCTGCAGCTCGACAAAAGAGACCGCGACTACATTGCGGCCGCGCCTTTTCTCCACCTGGACGGCCACCATATGGCGGCAGCAATTGAGGCAGCCAGGATCGTGCACGAGGCGGGCGGCACTGTTGTGCTCGACGCCAACCGTCCCCGGCCGGGCCTTGAGGATCTCCTGCCGTGGGTGCATGTGCTGATCACCAACTCGCTGTTTCCGACCGCATACTCGGGCGAGAGCGACCTGGAGACGGCGGTGGGCAGACTGCTAAAGGGCGGGACGCGCCTGGTGGTCACCACACTGGGCGCGCGGGGGTGTTTGTACCGCAGCCGCGATGAGAGCGTGCGCGTGCCGGGCTTTCGAGTCAACGCCCTCGACACGACCGGTGCGGGCGATGCCTTTCACGGGGCATTCATCTACGGCCTGCTGCGGGGTTGGCCGCCGCACCGAACCGCCACCTTTGCCAATGCCGTCGCGGCCCTCAACTGCCTGGCCCTGGGCGGAAGACCCGGGCTGCCGACTCTTGGCGAGACCGAAGCGTTCCTGCGTTCCGAGGGGCGCGCGGAGGACTAG
- the ligA gene encoding DNA ligase, whose product MTANDEKEQLEKLRAAIRHHAYLYYVQDAPEISDAEYDALFERLQKLEAQHPQWVTPDSPTQRVGGEPQAQFVKVRHPSPVLSLASAVSEAEVRAWYDRIARLLPSSYRPQFVVEPKIDGLTVVLHYEDGVFALGATRGDGDVGEDITANLRTVPSVPLRIPLPSDGHAAPSRLVVRGEAYMRISDLKELNRAQVEKGEKTFANPRNAAAGGLRQLDPAVTASRRIRLWVYSIISSSGPVPRTQWEVLQYLRQLGFPVNQDAALHDDLDSALAYAERWMAGRDDLPYEADGVVFKVNDLTVQEDLGVVGKDPRGMLAFKFAPRQATTRLKELGINVGRTGTLNPFAILEPVELGGVTIERATLHNFEDIARKDIRVGDIVVVKRAGDVIPQVERPLVELRTGAETVITLPKECPVCHSPAVKSEGEVAVYCVNPACPAQAVQRIIHWAAVMGIDGFGERLAQLFVDRGLLHDLADLYFLRPEDILALPGFAEKSTQNLLDSISASKARPLPRLLAALGIRGIGDVVAEVLSHHVSSVDELGRATAEQLQQIPGVGPVNAANVVDFFASEQARRILAKLKRGGVRMEGEAPRAAATGPLSGKAFVITGTLPSLSREQATQLVTSNGGKVVDTVSKKVDFLLLGENPGSKLAKAEELGIPTLSEGQLRAMLQAPTGDGTRQGGSL is encoded by the coding sequence ATGACAGCGAATGACGAGAAGGAGCAGCTTGAAAAGCTGAGGGCGGCGATCCGGCACCACGCTTACCTGTACTATGTGCAGGACGCTCCCGAGATCAGCGATGCCGAGTACGATGCACTGTTTGAACGCCTGCAGAAGCTAGAGGCGCAACACCCGCAATGGGTTACGCCGGACTCGCCGACCCAGCGGGTCGGTGGGGAGCCTCAGGCACAGTTCGTCAAAGTGCGGCACCCGTCACCTGTCCTCAGCCTCGCCAGCGCTGTCAGCGAGGCTGAGGTGCGCGCCTGGTACGACCGAATAGCCAGGCTTCTGCCCTCGTCCTACCGTCCCCAGTTCGTGGTCGAACCCAAAATCGATGGCCTGACGGTGGTCCTACATTATGAGGATGGCGTCTTTGCGCTCGGCGCCACCAGAGGCGACGGGGATGTGGGAGAGGACATCACTGCCAACCTGCGCACCGTACCCTCTGTTCCTTTGCGCATCCCCCTCCCCTCCGACGGCCACGCTGCGCCTTCCAGGCTGGTCGTGCGCGGCGAGGCCTATATGAGGATCTCGGACCTGAAGGAGCTCAACCGGGCTCAGGTCGAGAAGGGCGAAAAGACCTTCGCCAACCCCCGCAACGCCGCCGCCGGTGGTCTGCGCCAACTGGATCCTGCGGTCACCGCCTCCAGGCGTATTCGGCTGTGGGTCTACTCGATCATCAGCAGCAGCGGCCCTGTTCCCCGCACGCAGTGGGAGGTCTTGCAGTACCTCCGCCAGCTCGGCTTTCCGGTGAACCAGGATGCCGCGCTGCACGATGACCTGGATAGCGCCCTGGCGTACGCCGAACGGTGGATGGCCGGCCGCGATGACCTGCCCTACGAGGCTGACGGCGTGGTGTTCAAGGTCAATGACCTGACCGTTCAGGAGGACCTTGGTGTGGTGGGCAAGGACCCTCGTGGCATGCTGGCGTTCAAGTTCGCGCCCCGTCAGGCCACAACCCGGCTCAAGGAACTGGGCATCAACGTCGGGCGAACGGGCACGCTCAACCCCTTTGCCATCCTCGAACCTGTGGAGCTGGGCGGAGTCACCATCGAGCGAGCAACCCTGCACAACTTTGAGGACATTGCCCGCAAGGATATCCGCGTGGGCGACATCGTGGTTGTCAAGCGCGCCGGCGATGTGATCCCTCAGGTAGAGCGGCCTCTCGTGGAGTTGCGCACTGGAGCCGAGACGGTCATCACCTTGCCCAAAGAGTGTCCCGTCTGTCATTCTCCGGCGGTCAAGTCTGAAGGCGAGGTCGCCGTCTACTGCGTGAACCCGGCCTGCCCGGCCCAGGCCGTGCAGCGCATCATCCACTGGGCGGCGGTGATGGGCATTGATGGCTTTGGCGAACGCCTCGCGCAGCTGTTTGTCGACCGGGGACTGCTGCACGACTTGGCCGATTTGTACTTTCTCCGGCCCGAGGACATCCTTGCCCTGCCCGGCTTTGCTGAGAAGAGCACGCAGAACCTGCTCGACTCGATTTCCGCCAGCAAGGCCCGCCCTCTGCCCCGTCTCCTGGCGGCACTCGGCATCCGCGGCATCGGTGACGTCGTCGCCGAGGTGTTGTCGCATCATGTGAGCTCCGTCGACGAGCTCGGCCGGGCGACGGCCGAGCAATTGCAGCAAATCCCCGGGGTTGGACCGGTCAACGCTGCCAACGTAGTGGACTTTTTCGCCAGCGAGCAGGCACGCCGGATCCTGGCCAAGCTCAAGCGCGGCGGAGTGCGGATGGAGGGTGAGGCGCCAAGGGCTGCGGCGACGGGCCCTCTGTCCGGCAAGGCATTCGTTATCACAGGCACGCTGCCTTCGCTCAGCCGCGAGCAGGCCACGCAACTGGTTACGTCCAATGGCGGGAAAGTGGTCGACACCGTGAGCAAGAAGGTTGATTTCTTGCTCCTGGGTGAGAACCCTGGCAGCAAGCTGGCCAAAGCCGAGGAGCTGGGCATCCCCACTCTGAGCGAGGGGCAGCTCAGGGCGATGCTACAGGCGCCTACAGGCGATGGAACCCGTCAGGGCGGGTCACTCTGA
- a CDS encoding NHL repeat protein has translation MNRRRTGVVALAAVCLVLLAVLPGRAQQARSLGAVLLNGDFEGPFYIYGSGQVAQSWVPYDLNPTSSPQFLRSTLHKHQGVASQQIWGDNSPWYAGILQTTALTSAGSASIQAGKKYTVHVWVYSIYGGIGSAVQNDKIRKRIGVHPAGGANPKSTDIVWAPWHGQDKEWVQINALVEAKSDRLTIFVEGENVKSGGQDQLYIDDIWIEEEGAAPPTATPTATRLPTATPKPTATPAIAVVQTLPVGRQPQGVAVLYGLNRFFVANSGEDTITSLDGFLNWRKTQLPSGGDRPTSLAADPDQCRLYVVNTASNSMSVFNSCSNRHIDEVALPEGAAPGAVAVLTSTNTIYVANTALNSVTLINGDTLAAIKTIPVGPVPGQIAVNPRTNRVYLTFRGYPADNAGGIAIIDGVTQTVVKTINLSYNDQVPAPAPYGVAVNSVTDRIYVATTSGKLVVLDGSTDSVIATLSPPVVSGLDAVAVNPRTNNVFVCSATGNVVYVYDADEGRWALTLGVGAGLFRGIAVNPLTNQVVVSNTGEDSVSIIRDFGEYQPFRAWLPDIRR, from the coding sequence ATGAACAGGCGTCGAACGGGTGTTGTCGCTCTAGCAGCAGTGTGTCTGGTTCTCCTGGCAGTACTGCCGGGCCGAGCTCAGCAGGCCCGGTCGCTGGGCGCAGTTCTCTTGAACGGTGACTTTGAGGGCCCCTTCTACATCTATGGTTCGGGTCAGGTAGCGCAATCGTGGGTGCCCTACGACTTGAACCCGACCTCCAGCCCCCAGTTCCTTCGCTCGACGCTGCACAAGCACCAGGGCGTCGCCAGCCAGCAAATCTGGGGTGACAATTCACCCTGGTATGCCGGCATACTGCAGACCACCGCGCTAACCTCCGCGGGCTCGGCCAGCATCCAGGCGGGCAAGAAATACACCGTCCACGTGTGGGTCTATAGTATCTATGGTGGCATCGGTAGCGCAGTGCAGAACGACAAGATCCGCAAGCGCATCGGTGTTCATCCTGCCGGTGGAGCCAATCCCAAGTCAACCGACATTGTCTGGGCCCCGTGGCACGGACAGGATAAGGAGTGGGTACAGATCAACGCCCTGGTCGAAGCCAAAAGCGACCGGCTGACGATCTTTGTCGAGGGCGAGAACGTCAAATCCGGTGGCCAGGATCAGCTCTACATTGACGATATCTGGATCGAAGAGGAAGGAGCCGCTCCGCCCACCGCGACTCCCACCGCCACCCGCCTCCCAACCGCTACTCCAAAGCCCACGGCAACCCCAGCTATTGCCGTGGTGCAGACGCTGCCAGTCGGGCGGCAGCCTCAGGGTGTAGCAGTGCTGTACGGACTGAACCGCTTCTTTGTCGCCAACAGCGGCGAGGATACCATCACCAGCCTGGATGGCTTTCTGAACTGGCGCAAGACCCAACTGCCGTCGGGAGGGGATCGGCCGACCAGCCTTGCTGCCGACCCGGATCAGTGCCGCCTCTACGTGGTCAACACTGCCAGCAACAGCATGAGCGTCTTTAACTCGTGTTCTAACCGGCACATTGACGAGGTTGCCCTGCCAGAAGGCGCGGCACCTGGCGCAGTAGCGGTGTTGACCAGCACGAACACCATCTATGTCGCCAATACGGCTCTCAACTCAGTCACGCTCATCAACGGCGACACCCTCGCTGCGATCAAGACGATACCTGTTGGCCCGGTGCCCGGTCAAATCGCGGTCAACCCGCGCACCAATCGCGTCTACCTTACCTTCCGTGGCTATCCTGCCGACAACGCTGGGGGCATCGCCATCATCGACGGCGTTACCCAGACGGTGGTCAAGACGATCAACCTTTCCTACAACGACCAGGTTCCGGCGCCGGCGCCCTATGGTGTGGCCGTGAATTCGGTTACCGACCGCATCTATGTGGCCACCACCAGTGGCAAGCTGGTTGTTCTCGATGGCAGCACCGACTCGGTCATCGCCACGCTTTCGCCGCCTGTCGTCAGCGGCCTGGATGCAGTAGCGGTCAATCCCCGCACCAACAACGTCTTTGTCTGCAGCGCCACGGGCAACGTGGTCTACGTCTATGACGCTGACGAAGGTCGTTGGGCGCTCACCCTCGGGGTGGGCGCGGGGCTCTTCCGGGGCATCGCCGTGAATCCGCTCACCAACCAGGTGGTCGTGTCCAACACCGGCGAGGACTCGGTGAGCATCATCCGCGACTTTGGCGAGTACCAGCCATTCCGCGCGTGGCTTCCCGACATCCGCAGGTAA
- the apt gene encoding Adenine phosphoribosyltransferase: protein MNLAKLIRDVPDFPVKGVLFKDITTMIKDPDAFQEAIDALVDRYIDQDIDLVAAIESRGFIFGAPMAYELAAGFIPIRKPGKLPADKISASYTLEYGTNTLEIHKDAIRPGQRVLLVDDVLATGGSAKAAAELIEKLGGKVVGIVFLVDITFLKGMEKLRGYDVFSLIKF, encoded by the coding sequence ATGAATCTGGCCAAGCTGATCCGCGATGTCCCCGATTTTCCGGTGAAGGGTGTCCTCTTCAAAGACATCACCACCATGATCAAGGACCCTGATGCCTTTCAGGAAGCCATCGATGCGCTAGTGGATCGCTACATTGACCAGGACATTGACCTGGTGGCGGCAATCGAGTCGAGGGGCTTTATCTTTGGCGCGCCGATGGCCTACGAGCTGGCGGCGGGATTCATTCCCATTCGCAAGCCGGGCAAACTGCCTGCGGACAAGATCAGCGCGAGCTATACCCTCGAGTACGGTACCAACACCCTGGAGATTCACAAGGATGCTATCCGGCCGGGGCAGCGCGTCCTGCTGGTTGACGACGTGCTGGCGACCGGTGGGTCGGCCAAGGCGGCTGCCGAGCTGATCGAGAAGCTGGGCGGCAAAGTCGTCGGGATCGTGTTTCTTGTGGACATAACTTTCCTCAAAGGAATGGAGAAGCTGCGCGGTTATGATGTCTTCTCCCTGATCAAGTTCTAG
- a CDS encoding RNA polymerase-binding transcription factor: protein MMNAGKVKELRAQREHLQTELKRLKMYLEDEVERVIDGGEDSVDAASDLYEREKTLSIIGTLEKRLSAIEHALQLAVKGEYGICEVCHLPIDPARLEAVPSTTTCVRCQEKLERSQRRRVPTALAMRGEE, encoded by the coding sequence ATGATGAACGCGGGCAAAGTCAAAGAGCTTAGGGCCCAGCGCGAGCACCTTCAGACCGAGCTCAAGCGCCTCAAGATGTACCTTGAAGATGAAGTCGAACGCGTGATTGATGGCGGTGAGGACTCGGTTGACGCCGCCTCAGATCTCTATGAGCGCGAGAAGACGCTTTCCATCATCGGTACCTTGGAGAAGAGGCTGAGCGCCATTGAGCACGCCCTCCAGCTGGCGGTGAAGGGCGAATACGGCATCTGCGAAGTGTGCCACCTGCCGATTGACCCGGCAAGGCTGGAGGCAGTTCCATCGACAACGACCTGTGTCCGCTGTCAGGAGAAACTGGAGCGTTCGCAGCGCCGCAGGGTGCCAACCGCCTTGGCTATGCGGGGAGAGGAATGA
- the porC gene encoding Pyruvate synthase subunit PorC codes for MTEIRWHGRAGQGIVTASELLAEAALKEGKYFQAFPEYGPERMGAPIKAYTRISDEPIEIHYQILNPEVVVVVNPNLLGVIDVTEGLAADGVLVVNTPESPAQVRQRLHLVGKKVRVFAVDATRIALETIRRDIPATLMLGAVIRAAGLVKVENTLHLIEEKLGAKLRSEVVQSNVTALRRAYEEVQEG; via the coding sequence ATGACCGAAATCCGCTGGCACGGGCGTGCCGGGCAAGGCATCGTTACAGCCAGCGAGCTACTGGCGGAAGCGGCCCTGAAGGAGGGCAAGTACTTCCAGGCGTTTCCCGAGTATGGCCCGGAGCGCATGGGCGCACCGATCAAGGCCTACACTCGCATTAGTGACGAGCCGATTGAGATCCACTACCAGATCCTCAACCCTGAGGTCGTGGTGGTGGTGAATCCCAACTTGCTCGGCGTGATTGATGTCACGGAAGGGCTCGCGGCCGATGGCGTTCTGGTGGTGAACACTCCCGAGAGCCCGGCGCAGGTCCGGCAGCGGCTGCATCTGGTTGGCAAGAAGGTCAGGGTCTTTGCGGTTGACGCGACGCGTATTGCCCTGGAGACAATCAGGCGGGATATCCCAGCCACCTTGATGCTCGGTGCGGTCATCCGTGCGGCAGGGCTGGTTAAGGTGGAGAACACACTCCACCTGATAGAGGAAAAGCTGGGCGCCAAGCTCCGCTCCGAAGTTGTGCAGAGCAACGTGACGGCGCTGCGACGGGCGTACGAAGAAGTTCAAGAAGGGTAG
- the porD gene encoding Pyruvate synthase subunit PorD — MAKANATWKEANIAGMVLEPGSAAEYETGTWRVQRPVHDAGKCTHCMMCWVFCPDSCIIVKDGRWQEFDYFHCKGCGICASVCPVKVEAHEVTGKPGKVIQMTDEKK, encoded by the coding sequence ATGGCCAAAGCGAATGCCACGTGGAAAGAAGCCAATATCGCCGGAATGGTGCTGGAGCCCGGTTCGGCTGCGGAATACGAGACCGGGACCTGGCGCGTGCAGCGCCCGGTGCACGACGCCGGCAAATGCACTCACTGCATGATGTGCTGGGTCTTTTGCCCTGACTCGTGCATCATCGTCAAGGACGGGCGCTGGCAGGAATTCGACTACTTTCACTGCAAGGGCTGTGGAATCTGCGCCAGCGTCTGCCCGGTCAAGGTCGAGGCGCACGAGGTGACGGGCAAGCCCGGCAAGGTCATTCAAATGACCGATGAGAAGAAGTGA
- the porA_1 gene encoding Pyruvate synthase subunit PorA: MVVSTKRALEGAHASAEAMRQINPDVVAAYPITPQTAIVQTYSQYVADGEVDTEFIAVESEHAAMSACIGAAAAGGRVMTATAANGLALMWEELYIAASMRFPIVMSCVNRALSAPLNIHCDHSDSMGARDAGWIHLFSETGQEAYDNTIQAVRIAEHPDLLLPVMVMQDGFITGHAVELVEVADDASVKHFVGSYTPQHSLLDIDHPKTFGAWDLYDYYFEHKRQQTDALSKAMKVIVDVGDEFGRTFGRKYGAFEAYGMDDAEMAIVVLSSTAGTCRTVIKEFRKKGVKVGLLKLRVFRPFPADELAAALRGLKAVAVLDRSISFGSMQGAGPVFLELCAALYAAGVRTKAVNYIYGLGGRDVLPADVERVVQELQQLADTGKVASLVSYLGLRE; the protein is encoded by the coding sequence ATGGTTGTTTCGACGAAACGGGCCCTGGAGGGGGCACACGCCTCGGCGGAGGCGATGCGCCAGATCAATCCCGATGTCGTAGCTGCCTATCCGATCACCCCTCAGACGGCCATTGTGCAGACCTACTCTCAGTATGTTGCTGATGGCGAAGTAGACACCGAGTTCATCGCCGTCGAAAGCGAGCACGCGGCGATGAGTGCCTGTATCGGCGCGGCCGCAGCAGGCGGGCGAGTAATGACTGCCACTGCAGCCAATGGACTGGCATTGATGTGGGAGGAGCTCTACATCGCGGCCTCCATGCGATTCCCCATCGTCATGTCGTGCGTGAACCGCGCCCTGTCAGCTCCGCTGAACATCCACTGCGATCACTCGGATTCGATGGGTGCTCGTGATGCGGGATGGATTCACCTCTTTTCCGAGACCGGCCAGGAAGCCTATGACAATACGATTCAAGCGGTGAGGATCGCTGAGCACCCGGATCTTTTGCTGCCGGTGATGGTGATGCAAGACGGATTCATCACTGGCCACGCGGTAGAGCTGGTCGAAGTAGCCGACGACGCCAGTGTCAAGCACTTTGTCGGCAGCTACACTCCGCAGCACAGCCTGCTGGATATCGACCATCCGAAGACGTTCGGGGCCTGGGATCTCTACGATTACTACTTTGAACACAAGCGGCAGCAGACCGACGCGCTGAGCAAGGCGATGAAGGTCATCGTGGACGTCGGCGATGAGTTTGGGCGCACCTTTGGTCGCAAGTACGGCGCCTTCGAGGCCTATGGTATGGATGATGCCGAAATGGCCATCGTGGTTCTCAGCTCGACCGCCGGCACGTGCCGCACCGTGATCAAGGAGTTCCGCAAGAAGGGCGTCAAGGTCGGCCTGCTAAAGCTGCGTGTTTTCCGGCCGTTCCCGGCAGACGAGCTGGCGGCGGCGCTGCGGGGCCTCAAGGCTGTGGCCGTGCTGGATCGGTCGATCAGCTTTGGCTCGATGCAGGGCGCGGGCCCGGTGTTTCTCGAGCTCTGCGCGGCGCTCTACGCTGCCGGCGTCAGGACAAAAGCAGTGAACTATATCTACGGACTGGGTGGACGCGACGTACTTCCCGCTGACGTCGAGCGGGTGGTCCAGGAACTGCAGCAACTCGCAGACACGGGTAAGGTCGCGTCGCTCGTGAGCTATCTCGGATTGAGGGAGTAG
- the porB_1 gene encoding Pyruvate synthase subunit PorB produces the protein MAINLKEQTAKPERLGPGHRFCAGCAEPIVIRQILNAIEEPVVVGAATGCTEIATSMYPTTAWNVPWIHNAFENVSTTISGVESMYRSLVRQGKIPERNLRFVAIGGDGATYDIGLQWLSGALERGHRFIYVCLNNEAYMNTGIQRSSATPTGAHTTTSPSGSVIPGKVQWRKPLTEIIAAHHIPYVAQASPSNWRDLMEKARKAAAANGPSFLNVLASCNRGWRHATDTTIDVMRLAVETCYWPLYEVDNGVWKLNFKPKEKKPVEEWLKTQGRFSHLFQPQFRHVIEEIQARVDEEWAALVKKCEAA, from the coding sequence ATGGCGATCAATCTTAAAGAACAGACTGCCAAGCCAGAGAGACTGGGTCCCGGTCACCGCTTTTGCGCTGGCTGCGCCGAACCCATCGTGATTCGCCAGATCCTCAACGCGATTGAAGAACCAGTCGTGGTAGGTGCCGCGACCGGCTGCACCGAAATCGCCACTTCGATGTACCCGACCACGGCCTGGAACGTGCCGTGGATTCACAATGCCTTTGAGAACGTTTCCACGACCATCAGCGGCGTAGAGTCGATGTACCGCTCGCTCGTTCGCCAGGGCAAGATCCCGGAACGCAATCTGCGCTTTGTGGCCATCGGCGGCGACGGGGCAACCTATGACATCGGCCTGCAATGGCTGTCTGGTGCTCTGGAGCGTGGTCATCGCTTCATCTACGTATGCCTCAACAACGAGGCATACATGAATACAGGTATCCAGCGCAGCTCGGCCACGCCTACGGGGGCACATACCACCACCTCGCCATCGGGCAGCGTCATCCCCGGGAAGGTGCAGTGGAGAAAGCCGCTCACCGAGATCATTGCTGCCCACCATATCCCCTACGTGGCTCAGGCATCGCCCAGCAACTGGCGCGACTTGATGGAAAAGGCACGCAAGGCGGCGGCGGCCAACGGGCCGTCGTTCTTGAACGTTCTCGCCAGCTGCAACAGGGGCTGGCGCCACGCTACCGACACCACCATCGACGTCATGCGCCTGGCTGTCGAAACCTGCTACTGGCCTCTATACGAGGTGGACAACGGTGTCTGGAAGCTGAATTTCAAGCCGAAGGAAAAGAAGCCGGTCGAGGAGTGGCTCAAGACGCAGGGTCGGTTCAGCCACCTGTTCCAACCGCAGTTCAGGCATGTGATCGAGGAGATCCAGGCGCGCGTCGATGAGGAGTGGGCGGCCCTGGTAAAGAAATGTGAGGCAGCCTAG